From a single Calothrix sp. NIES-2098 genomic region:
- a CDS encoding kinesin light chain, which produces MSNENWQGINIKGGETNINNPTINIGSSQQTSPPNIPNNLIYKGAVKFVGRDNELTDIHQKLQQSGNVAISAVAGMGGVGKTELATQYALRHEADYPGGICWLNGRESDLAASIVQFYLLYIGQEIPKELGGKLLNLQEQVRWCWQHWQPSEGLVLVVFDDVTNLQYSGQF; this is translated from the coding sequence ATGAGCAATGAGAATTGGCAAGGGATAAACATTAAGGGTGGCGAGACTAACATCAACAACCCAACAATTAATATTGGGTCATCACAACAGACTTCTCCACCAAATATCCCTAACAATTTAATTTACAAAGGCGCGGTCAAGTTTGTTGGGCGAGACAATGAACTTACCGACATCCATCAGAAATTGCAGCAGTCGGGTAACGTAGCAATTTCGGCGGTAGCTGGGATGGGTGGTGTCGGTAAAACAGAACTAGCAACCCAGTATGCACTAAGACATGAAGCCGATTATCCTGGCGGTATCTGCTGGCTAAATGGGAGAGAATCGGATTTAGCAGCTAGCATTGTGCAATTTTATCTGTTGTACATCGGTCAAGAAATCCCAAAAGAGTTAGGCGGAAAATTGCTGAACCTCCAAGAACAAGTACGATGGTGTTGGCAGCATTGGCAACCATCCGAGGGTTTGGTGTTGGTAGTATTTGATGATGTCACTAATTTACAATACTCCGGACAGTTTTGA